The Paenibacillus dendritiformis region ATCCCGCTTCTATTGGAACGAAATACTGCACCAGAGCAGCTTTTTATCTATGACACGCCGAAAACATCAAAAAAGACGCACCCGAAGGTCAATGTCATTAAGTTTAGCTCAAAGACAAGAGCCGAAAACATAGGAATCTGAAACGGCATGGGAAAAGACCCTGTGCCGTTTCTTTTTTTGTATACAAGCAAGGAAAAAAGTGTACAGCAAACAAAGCGGACGGAATATCCGCTTAAAAAAGTGTTCATGTGAAACGAATTATGCTACTCTATAGACGAAGCTAACAACTGATTTGTAGCGTATTTTGCGCGTATTCTGCTGCCCTGGGCGAACGGGTCGAATCGGCAAAATGTTTTTGCGGATCAGTGCTTCAACATCGGGCGGGGGTTCATCGTGCCGTGAGCGCAGGAAATGTCTACAAACGTGAACGGCAACCGTGAAGTTGACTTGGTATGGGTGCCGTTTATCCATTTGGGAAATGACGACGTGCGAGGTCATCATTTCAGCGAAATTGTACATGATCATTCTTGCGAAAATCTCTTGGGTGATGGACTCTCGTCTCTTTGCGTGAAAATTCGTCAGACCGACGGTGTACTTTAATGCCCGGAATGAAGTTTCAATGCCCCATCGCCTGTTATACATAGACTTGATTTCATCGGGTGGGAAATCAGCGGCAGAAAGATTCGTAATGACGGTCTCAAAAGCGCCACTCGGCAGGACGAAACGAACAACCCGAAAGGAAATCGGGTAAAACAAGTTCTCATGCAAATCCAAAAAATCAAAGGTTGACGTGGAAGGAACGAACTTGTAAATCTCGGGATTAGCCTTGACCTCTTTGGTTTGTTTTTTGGTGAGTGTCAGATGAATGTCCCGATCAAACTCTCCGTCAACGGGCAAATGCAATCCCGAAAGAATACCATTGGAATTCAAATCCTTTACCCGGATGACATAGCTCCACCCTTTGCGTTCAAGATGCGCAAAATTGTTGTAACTTTCATAACCTCTATCGGCAATCACAATGGTTTTTCCCTTGATCGGGGAACGGTCGACCATGGTCGCCAGCGCCCTTCCCTCGTTGCACAACCTTCGTGGCTGAACAAGGGCATCCACGTACAGTCTGTTGCACAAGTCATAGGCAGCGTTCAAATGCAGAAGGTTATAGCCTTTCGTGTTCGGTTGACTTTGAAAATAGGTGTCCGTGTCCGCAGAGTCTGTGGCGATATGTAAATCCGAACCGTCAATGGCAAGTAATCGATATCCTCGGTAGTCCTTGATATCGGTAACCGATTGCGTAAACTCGTGAAACAAGAATTCCAAAGCAGACGGCAGAATTTTATTCCGCTGTTGGACAAAAGCAGAAGTGGTTGCAGTGTTTACGTCATAGCCTTGTGATTCCAAAAGTTCCTTATATAGGCTGTTCCCTCCCATGGAGATAAGGAGTTGCATCACCGTTTCAAAAGAAAGCTTTTTCTTTCGGGTAAAGTCTTTTTCAGGATTTTTGACATAAGGTGCTGGTTCGGCTGACATTTCTCGTATGAGGGATGTCAGCGTTTTTTTAGCGAATTCGCATACTCATTCATGGACGTGGCCTCCTCGTGTTTCAAGGGTCTTCGCCACACATATCCATCTACCTGTTAAGTCTTGATTTTCTTTTGAAACAAAAAAAGAGCGGGCTATCTTTTCGATAACCTGCTCTTGTGCTTGATTATGGTTTCCGCGCCTTATCTTAATGACATTGACCCGAAGGTGCGCCTTTGCTCAGCAGTGTTACCCGACATCGACTAGACGACCGGTAAATTGGCTGTTGTACAGATCCGCATAGAAGCCGCCCTGCTGCAGCAGTTCCTCATGCGTGCCCTGCTCGATCACGGATCCCTGATTCATGACGAGAATCAGATCGGCATCCCGAATGGTAGACAAGCGGTGGGCAATAACGAAGCTGGTGCGGTTCTTCATCAGCTCCTGCATAGCCTTCTGGATGTACAGCTCCGTCCGCGTATCGACGCTGCTCGTCGCTTCGTCCAGAATCAGTATCGCCGGATCGGCCAGAATGGCGCGGGCAATCGTCAGCAGCTGCTTCTGGCCCTGCGAAATATTCGATGCTTCCTCGTTCAGCACCGTATCGTATCCATCCGGCAACGTGCGGATGAAGTGATCCGCATGCGCGGCTTGGGCCGCCTGCACGATCTCTTCTTCCGTCGCGCCCAAGCGTCCGTAAGCGATATTGTCGCGGATCGTGCCGTTGAACAGCCACGTGTCCTGCAGCACCATGCCGAACAGGCTGCGCAGATTGCCGCGCTCCATGGCGGTAATGTTGACGCCGTCGATCGTGATCGCTCCGTCGTTAATCTCATAGAAGCGCATCAGCAGGTTGATCAGCGTCGTCTTGCCGGCCCCGGTCGGCCCGACGATGGCGACCATCTGTCCCGGCTTGACGTCGATGTTCATATCGTCGATCAGCACCGCATCTTCCTTGTAGCCGAAGCGGACGTGATTGAAGCGGACTTGGCCCGCCGGATGAGCAATCGTCTTCGCCGGAGACGCCTCCGGCACTTCCTCGGCTTCATCCAGCACTTCAAATACCCGTTCCGCCGAGGCGACGGTAGATTGAATGATATTGGCAATATTGGCGGTCTGCGCAATCGGTTGGGTGAACTGCCGCGCATATTGGATGAACGCCTGAATATCGCCAATCTGGATGGAGCGCTGGGTAACCAGCACGCCCCCGACCACGCAAATGAGCACATAGCCGATGTTGCCGATGAAGTTCATGAGCGGCATGATCAATCCGGAGATGAATTGCGCCCGGAAGCCGGACTCATACAGCTTTTCATTGATGCCGTCGAACGCGGCCACCGATTTTTCCTCATGCCCGAAGGCTTTGATGATTTTATGGCCGGTATACATTTCCTCGACATGGCCGTTCAATTCCCCAAGGGACGTCTGCTGCCCCTTGAAGTGCTTCTGCGAACGCTTCGCGATCACGATCGTGACGACGAAGCTGAGCGGCAGTGTCAGCAGGCAGATCAGCGTCATCAGCGGGCTGATGGTCAGCATCATCACCACGACGCCGACCAAGGTCACGATCGAGGTAATCAACTGCGTCAAGCTCTGCTGCAGCGTGCTGCTGATGTTATCGACATCATTGGTCACCCGGCTTAAAATCTCGCCATGCGTCCGAGCGTCGAAGTATTTCAGCGGCAGCCGGTTCAGCTTGTCATTGACCTGCTTGCGCATCTCGTACACAATATTTTGCGCCACGCCGGCCATCAAAAATTGCTGAAAATAGCTGAACAGCGCGCTAACGACATACAATCCCATTAATTTAAGCAGAATATTCCAAATAAAAGCAAAATCAATAGCGGTTCTTCCCATCAAGCTCTCGAACAGCGAGGTGGTGGCCTCCCCCATAATCTTCGGGCCGAGAATCGTGAAGACGGTACTGAGTATCGCCATCACCAGGACCGCGATCAGCTGATATTTCCGCGGCTTCAAATAGCCGACGAGCCGCTTCAGCGTGCCCTTGAAGTCCTTCGCTTTTTCCATGGGCATCCCCATCGGCGGCCCGCCCATCGGGCCCCTGTGTCCGCCCGCTTTTGGCCGATTATCTCTACTCATGCGATCTCCTCCTCTGACAGCTGGGAGGATACAATCTCGCGGTACACCGGACACGTCTCCATTAATTCGCGATGCGTGCCTATTCCCGCGATCTTCCCTTCATCCAGCACAATGATTCGATCGGCATCCATCACGGTGCTGACCCGCTGGGCGACCAGCAGAACGGCCGCATCCCGGGTCTCCGGCCGGAGCGCCGCGCGCAGCTTCGCATCGGTCTTGAAATCAAGCGCCGAGAAGCTATCGTCGAAGATATATATTTCCGGACGCCGCACCAAGGCCCGAGCAATCGACAGGCGCTGCTTCTGCCCGCCGGATACGTTCGTTCCGCCCTGTGCGATCGGAGCGTCGAAGCCTTCCGGCATATGAGAGATGAATTCCATCGCCTGGGCAATCTCGGCTGCATGCTTCACCTCTTCGCCGGTCGCATCCTCCTTGCCATAGCGGATATTGTCCGCCACCGTTCCCGTGAACAGCACGGCCTTCTGCGGCACGAGTCCGATCTTCTCCCGCAGCTCCTCCTGCTTCCACTCCCGGACGTCAACGCCATTCACCCGGATACTGCCACTCTCGATATCATAGAAGCGCGGTATCAAGCTGATTAGCGTCGACTTGCCAGCCCCGGTTCCGCCTATAATCGCGGTCATCTCTCCCGGACCGGTCTCGAACGAGATATTCGACAGGGCCGGCATCTCTGCCCCCGGGTAACTGAAGGTAACATTGTCGAATTGTATATGGGCCCGTTTGTCGGCCGATGCCCGTTTCGGCTCTGCAGGATCGTGAATCTCCGGCTCCATGCTGAGCACTTCGTTAATCCGGGCCGCAGACGCGGATGCTCTTGGAATCATCACAAAAATAATGGAAACCATAATGACAGAGAACATGATTTGCATTGCATATTGAATAAAGGCCATCAAGGAGCCGACCTGCATGCTGCCGTTGTCGATCCGGATGCTTCCGAACCAGATGATCGCGATCGTCGAGAAATTCAGGGTGATCATCATGATCGGCATCATCGACGACATAATGCGGTTCACCTTCAAGGCCGTGCCGGTCAAGTCGGCATTCGCCTCGTTGAACCGTGTCTTCTCATGGTTGATCCGGTTAAAGGAACGAATGACCCGGATTCCAGTCAGATTTTCGCGCAGGACAAGGTTCAGCTTATCCAGCTTCTTCTGCATCGCCTTGAAGAGCGGAATCCCTTTGCCGGCTACGGCAAAAATCGCCAAGGCCAGCACCGGAATGACGACCGCCAGCACGAGCGTCAGCTTCGCATCCTTCGACACCGCCATAATAATGCCGCCGATACACATCATCGGCGCGCTGATCATCATCCGGAGGATCATGACCAGCACCTGCTGAACCTGGGTAATATCATTGGTCGTCCGCGTAATCAGGGATGCCGTCCCAATCTTGTCGAACTCCTGCAGCGAGAAGTTCTCCACATGGGTGAACAAGCGCCGCCGCAGATTGCGGCCGAAGCCGGACGCCACCTTCGCGGACAAGTAGCTGCCCCCGATGGCGCATAACGTGCCGCCTGCGGCGACCAGGAGCATCCACCCGCCCATTTTCCAAATATAAGCCGTATCTCCGCTAACAATGCCGATATCGACGATATCCGACATCAGTGTCGGCAGATACAGCTCGGCCAGCGACTGGAAGAAAACCAGCCCCAGCACGAAGGCCACCGGAAGCCGGAACGGCTTCAGGAAGCGGAATAATTTCATCATTCATGATCATCTCCACTCGTGCGCTTCTCTATCTCCCTCCAAGGGATTGGAGGATTGTCTTGAAAATACGTATGCACTTTGGTGAGCAGCCCGGCCAGCTTCTCGCTGTCCTCCTCACCCAGGTACTCAATCAACCCGTTGAAATATTCCGTCATGACGGCTTTCGCCTTTTTCGTTACCGCGATGCCTTTGTCGGTCAGCGCAATCCGTATGACCCGCCGATCCTCGGGATCGGCGTTCCGGGTGACGAGCCCTTTGCTCTCCATGCCCTTGATTAGTTGCGTTATCGTCGGTGAAGTGACATGCAGCATGTTGCTGATCTCGGACACCATCAGCCCTTGCTTCTCCCGCTTCAT contains the following coding sequences:
- a CDS encoding MarR family winged helix-turn-helix transcriptional regulator, with protein sequence MHEEGTTTERLMRAFKLFNKAEWHRRSIEGHKPSELHVMMVLIRSMKREKQGLMVSEISNMLHVTSPTITQLIKGMESKGLVTRNADPEDRRVIRIALTDKGIAVTKKAKAVMTEYFNGLIEYLGEEDSEKLAGLLTKVHTYFQDNPPIPWREIEKRTSGDDHE
- a CDS encoding ABC transporter ATP-binding protein, with protein sequence MSRDNRPKAGGHRGPMGGPPMGMPMEKAKDFKGTLKRLVGYLKPRKYQLIAVLVMAILSTVFTILGPKIMGEATTSLFESLMGRTAIDFAFIWNILLKLMGLYVVSALFSYFQQFLMAGVAQNIVYEMRKQVNDKLNRLPLKYFDARTHGEILSRVTNDVDNISSTLQQSLTQLITSIVTLVGVVVMMLTISPLMTLICLLTLPLSFVVTIVIAKRSQKHFKGQQTSLGELNGHVEEMYTGHKIIKAFGHEEKSVAAFDGINEKLYESGFRAQFISGLIMPLMNFIGNIGYVLICVVGGVLVTQRSIQIGDIQAFIQYARQFTQPIAQTANIANIIQSTVASAERVFEVLDEAEEVPEASPAKTIAHPAGQVRFNHVRFGYKEDAVLIDDMNIDVKPGQMVAIVGPTGAGKTTLINLLMRFYEINDGAITIDGVNITAMERGNLRSLFGMVLQDTWLFNGTIRDNIAYGRLGATEEEIVQAAQAAHADHFIRTLPDGYDTVLNEEASNISQGQKQLLTIARAILADPAILILDEATSSVDTRTELYIQKAMQELMKNRTSFVIAHRLSTIRDADLILVMNQGSVIEQGTHEELLQQGGFYADLYNSQFTGRLVDVG
- a CDS encoding IS4 family transposase, which produces MSAEPAPYVKNPEKDFTRKKKLSFETVMQLLISMGGNSLYKELLESQGYDVNTATTSAFVQQRNKILPSALEFLFHEFTQSVTDIKDYRGYRLLAIDGSDLHIATDSADTDTYFQSQPNTKGYNLLHLNAAYDLCNRLYVDALVQPRRLCNEGRALATMVDRSPIKGKTIVIADRGYESYNNFAHLERKGWSYVIRVKDLNSNGILSGLHLPVDGEFDRDIHLTLTKKQTKEVKANPEIYKFVPSTSTFDFLDLHENLFYPISFRVVRFVLPSGAFETVITNLSAADFPPDEIKSMYNRRWGIETSFRALKYTVGLTNFHAKRRESITQEIFARMIMYNFAEMMTSHVVISQMDKRHPYQVNFTVAVHVCRHFLRSRHDEPPPDVEALIRKNILPIRPVRPGQQNTRKIRYKSVVSFVYRVA
- a CDS encoding ABC transporter ATP-binding protein, which encodes MMKLFRFLKPFRLPVAFVLGLVFFQSLAELYLPTLMSDIVDIGIVSGDTAYIWKMGGWMLLVAAGGTLCAIGGSYLSAKVASGFGRNLRRRLFTHVENFSLQEFDKIGTASLITRTTNDITQVQQVLVMILRMMISAPMMCIGGIIMAVSKDAKLTLVLAVVIPVLALAIFAVAGKGIPLFKAMQKKLDKLNLVLRENLTGIRVIRSFNRINHEKTRFNEANADLTGTALKVNRIMSSMMPIMMITLNFSTIAIIWFGSIRIDNGSMQVGSLMAFIQYAMQIMFSVIMVSIIFVMIPRASASAARINEVLSMEPEIHDPAEPKRASADKRAHIQFDNVTFSYPGAEMPALSNISFETGPGEMTAIIGGTGAGKSTLISLIPRFYDIESGSIRVNGVDVREWKQEELREKIGLVPQKAVLFTGTVADNIRYGKEDATGEEVKHAAEIAQAMEFISHMPEGFDAPIAQGGTNVSGGQKQRLSIARALVRRPEIYIFDDSFSALDFKTDAKLRAALRPETRDAAVLLVAQRVSTVMDADRIIVLDEGKIAGIGTHRELMETCPVYREIVSSQLSEEEIA